A portion of the Pangasianodon hypophthalmus isolate fPanHyp1 chromosome 20, fPanHyp1.pri, whole genome shotgun sequence genome contains these proteins:
- the aadacl4 gene encoding arylacetamide deacetylase-like 4, translated as MDIGTAILIIGFAALVAAFCLLVIGLVFSEVMNSEIPPGVSNHGKLHFVHCWMVGIAVGGRILERLGLCHQVRFTRWCTDCIAGRKRPPPAGLRIKDSTFAGVPVRIYEPTAVSEHKRRGLVYFHGGGWVIGSIDLYDEVCRHIAKESDTVVVSVGYRLAPEHRYPAALDDCELATHHFLSVAAEFNVDSLRVALGGDSAGGNLAAALSQRLATSPDRHLPSPCALVLIYPALQMADFNLPSYRQNHAVPVLFRARMVFYYLQYLNGDMSVCQDVIEGRHVPAELKLHYSKWLDPSNLPPEFQDGTQKQVATAHDGEVYHIVKGGLEPGISPLLAEDEVLRLTPPTFILTCQYDVLRDDGILFRKRLQDLGVKVTWYNIPDGFHGIIGFFAKGWLNFPAGVRVMEHVVNYVKTL; from the exons ATGGACATAGGAACTGCAATTCTGATTATTGGTTTTGCTGCTCTGGTTGCAGCTTTTTGCTTATTGGTAATCGGATTGGTGTTTTCTGAGGTAATGAACTCAGAAATTCCTCCTGGAGTTAGTAATCATGGAAAACTTCACTTTGTGCACTGCTGGATGGTGGGGATAGCAGTtggg GGTCGAATCCTGGAGCGCCTGGGTTTGTGTCATCAGGTACGTTTTACCCGATGGTGTACGGATTGCATAGCTGGCCGTAAACGTCCCCCTCCTGCTGGTCTTCGCATTAAAGACTCGACCTTTGCTGGAGTGCCAGTGAGGATCTACGAGCCCACTGCTGTTTCAGAGCACAAAAGACGAGGACTCGTGTATTTTCATGGAGGAGGATGGGTCATTGGTAGCATCG ACTTATACGATGAAGTTTGCCGGCACATTGCAAAAGAGAGCGATACTGTAGTCGTGTCTGTTGG TTACAGACTCGCTCCTGAGCACCGGTATCCTGCCGCATTAGATGATTGCGAGCTCGCTACGCATCATTTCCTGTCTGTGGCGGCTGAGTTCAATGTGGACTCGCTCCGTGTGGCACTGGGAGGAGACAGTGCAGGCGGTAATCTGGCAGCCGCTCTCAGCCAGAGGCTGGCCACGAGCCCGGACAGGCATCTGCCGTCACCCTGTGCCCTCGTCCTCATCTACCCGGCTCTGCAGATGGCCGACTTTAACCTGCCCTCTTATCGGCAAAACCACGCTGTGCCTGTATTGTTCCGTGCCCGCATGGTCTTCTACTACCTCCAGTACCTAAATGGTGACATGTCTGTGTGCCAGGATGTGATTGAGGGCAGACATGTTCCTGCCGAGCTAAAACTGCACTACAGCAAGTGGCTCGACCCCTCGAACCTCCCACCTGAATTCCAAGATGGCACCCAAAAGCAGGTGGCGACGGCCCACGATGGTGAGGTGTATCACATAGTTAAAGGCGGTCTCGAGCCAGGGATTTCACCTTTGCTGGCTGAGGACGAAGTGCTCCGCCTCACACCACCCACTTTTATCCTCACCTGCCAGTACGATGTGCTGAGGGATGATGGGATTCTGTTCAGGAAGAGGCTGCAGGATCTTGGAGTCAAGGTCACATGGTATAACATCCCTGATGGCTTCCATGGCATTATCGGCTTTTTTGCCAAGGGCTGGCTGAACTTCCCTGCTGGAGTGAGGGTCATGGAGCATGTTGTCAACTACGTAAAGACGCTCTGA
- the klhdc7a gene encoding kelch domain-containing protein 7A, producing MPIADLLGVRFDMQLLAKLTVSAAAILFVTWVFRYYSSRARGQTRAKKRLPHPRSTQPSPETCSPCKTVLEPLKEREKEEYDGENWSSQSSEDNGQGILQLQKTDAMVKKEENKEFEDFVTNTEGSSSPTSFVEHKIEVDTKSADVVTNTEESFWLFSGVKCNTEVDKKSEDFVTNAERSPSPTSFVERNIEVDTKTVDVVTNTEESFWLFSGVKCNTEVDKKSEDFVTNAERSPLPSSDVECKIKDCKKSEDFVTKTEGNSLASSGVEHNMEDFWDKAEREVKACKTGLNLLTPGLDVKAATSPSGRRSPCQLKKMDGGVEVGRELRQNMGHPGTFSSFQSKAEIKVENANLVIEGPGDQSTAVRGKIYDYFVETSSQSVSDLSPTHSVSPTYGPYEANTLSNVMDKPRTPSPLPSSLIIRDMEFSNDSDRVSQAPIRSETGRLLRHGLIRKDSYLAAAAESELQIPFPPPVTRSRSPALPKERSTNSPESPTEVQEFGWKSSEDPQVETVARAQFFHFPVENIGNSELESLTGKLDLGNCLEALMLAKKHGHNALQQAALRFMSNNYFQVLRDPNLYGRLKAGERDQIQRERRRGRRCLMVADMDFPDWTRSPSQSTDSYKVRGSSGLYYYDDYKDTWHLQCHIPQEVLSKGCAMCTMDNYLFVAVGFQWKVPSRKVFCYNPMTSIWSEICPMNEARPHCKLVALQDHVYAIGGECLSTVERYDPRTNRWTFVAPLPNETFAVAHRATACNGELFVSGGTLKYTLLRYNPKTDVWRQSLTVGSKERTTEMVAVRNFLYRFDVNPYMGISVYRYHVVARLWYECCSKQIPHCPAFQCVAMDDVIYCVSRQFTMRFLADEKSPGFVADDLQILTAAKGILFPFVLALPDKSTLQTSV from the coding sequence ATGCCAATAGCGGACTTGCTGGGAGTGCGCTTTGACATGCAGCTCCTGGCCAAGCTGACTGTGTCTGCTGCTGCTATTCTTTTCGTCACCTGGGTTTTCCGATATTACAGCTCCAGGGCTCGAGGCCAAACACGGGCCAAGAAGAGACTCCCTCATCCCAGGAGCACTCAACCAAGTCCTGAAACCTGCAGCCCTTGCAAAACGGTGTTAGAACctctgaaagaaagagaaaaagaggaatatGATGGAGAAAACTGGTCTAGTCAGTCCTCTGAGGATAATGGGCAAGGCATTCTTCAACTACAAAAAACAGATGCCATGGTTAAAAAGGAAGAGAATAAAGAGTTTGAGGACTTTGTGACCAACACAGAGGGAAGTTCCTCACCAACCTCCTTTGTGGAACACAAGATAGAAGTGGATACAAAGTCTGCGGACGTTGTGACCAACACAGAGGAAAGTTTCTGGCTTTTCTCTGGTGTGAAATGCAACACAGAAGTGGATAAAAAATCTGAGGATTTTGTTACCAATGCAGAGAGAAGTCCCTCACCAACCTCCTTTGTGGAACGCAACATAGAAGTGGACACAAAGACTGTGGACGTTGTGACCAACACAGAGGAAAGTTTCTGGCTTTTCTCTGGTGTGAAATGCAACACAGAAGTGGATAAAAAATCTGAGGATTTTGTGACCAATGCAGAGAGAAGTCCCTTGCCTTCCTCTGATGTAGAATGTAAAATTAAAGACTGTAAAAAGTCTGAGGACTTTGTGACCAAAACAGAGGGAAATTCCTTGGCTTCCTCTGGTGTGGAGCATAACATGGAGGACTTCTGGGATAAGGCAGAAAGAGAGGTAAAAGCCTGCAAAACAGGACTGAATCTACTGACACCTGGTTTAGATGTCAAAGCGGCAACAAGTCCCAGCGGACGTCGCTCGCCATGCCagctaaaaaaaatggatggtGGAGTTGAAGTTGGCAGAGAGCTCAGGCAGAATATGGGTCATCCTGGTACTTTTTCCAGTTTCCAGTCAAAGGCAGAGATCAAAGTGGAGAATGCTAACCTGGTAATAGAGGGGCCTGGCGATCAAAGTACTGCAGTTCGTGGtaagatttatgattattttgtcGAGACATCCTCACAGTCAGTTTCAGATTTAAGCCCCACCCATTCAGTAAGTCCAACTTATGGACCATATGAAGCTAATACTTTGTCCAATGTAATGGATAAACCTCGAACACCAAGTCCCTTGCCTTCTTCTTTAATCATTAGAGATATGGAATTCTCAAATGACTCAGATAGGGTGTCTCAAGCTCCCATCAGATCAGAAACTGGAAGACTTCTCAGACATGGACTAATTCGCAAGGACAGTTATCTTGCTGCTGCTGCAGAGTCAGAACTCCAGATCCCTTTCCCTCCTCCTGTGACTCGTAGCCGCTCACCAGCACTTCCAAAAGAGCGTTCAACAAACTCCCCAGAGTCACCTACAGAAGTACAAGAATTTGGTTGGAAATCCTCTGAAGATCCACAAGTGGAAACAGTGGCTAGGGCCCAGTTTTTTCACTTTCCTGTAGAGAACATAGGAAATTCAGAACTGGAGAGTTTAACTGGAAAACTTGATTTGGGCAATTGCCTGGAAGCACTGATGCTTGCCAAGAAACATGGACATAATGCACTTCAGCAGGCTGCTCTGAGATTTATGTCAAACAATTACTTCCAGGTCCTACGAGATCCAAACCTGTACGGTCGGCTGAAGGCAGGTGAGCGAGATCAGATCCAGAGAGAGCGCAGGAGAGGCAGAAGATGCCTCATGGTGGCAGACATGGACTTCCCAGATTGGACCAGAAGTCCATCACAGTCTACAGACTCCTACAAAGTTAGAGGATCTAGTGGACTTTACTACTATGATGATTACAAAGACACCTGGCACCTTCAGTGCCATATCCCTCAGGAAGTCTTATCCAAGGGCTGTGCAATGTGCACCATGGACAACTACCTGTTTGTAGCTGTAGGCTTCCAATGGAAAGTACCATCAAGGAAGGTGTTTTGCTACAACCCTATGACCTCCATTTGGAGTGAAATCTGTCCAATGAATGAGGCCAGGCCTCACTGCAAGCTCGTAGCCCTACAGGACCATGTCTATGCCATTGGAGGGGAATGTCTATCCACAGTGGAGCGTTATGACCCCAGGACTAACAGATGGACCTTTGTTGCACCACTGCCCAATGAGACTTTTGCTGTTGCTCATCGAGCTACGGCTTGTAACGGGGAACTGTTTGTTTCTGGTGGCACCCTGAAGTATACGCTCTTGCGCTACAACCCCAAAACTGATGTCTGGAGGCAGAGCTTGACTGTGGGCAGCAAAGAAAGGACCACAGAAATGGTAGCAGTTCGGAACTTCCTCTATAGGTTTGATGTTAACCCTTACATGGGGATCAGTGTGTATCGCTACCATGTCGTGGCCAGGCTATGGTATGAGTGCTGTTCCAAGCAAATTCCCCACTGCCCTGCCTTTCAGTGCGTCGCTATGGATGACGTCATTTACTGTGTAAGTCGGCAGTTCACCATGAGGTTCTTAGCTGATGAAAAATCTCCAGGCTTTGTGGCAGATGATTTACAAATCCTCACAGCAGCTAAGGGCATTTTATTCCCTTTTGTTCTTGCTCTGCCTGATAAAAGCACTCTTCAAACTAGCGTTTGA
- the cfap107 gene encoding cilia- and flagella-associated protein 107: MQEKDMAYDKWKQPGWRIEQKYSNKVLIGNWAEERLQFSRECKTANSSNRLDFRPQTDHRPDVIVRRTALRRSEGLPTGLLFSHHNTPTSHYLVTLYDESYGRRSSPGLPELRTWHTDKMGWVPEKSDHPLHGPPTNYGLTELWRAQLEKQRAGSHMLSMYRAAYPVHPTDAFCQPRHARVPRLTSIRKNDLEINHMPGNAARPMSPLPCV; encoded by the exons ATGCAGGAAAAGGACATGGCGTATGATAAATGGAAGCAGCCGGGCTGGAGGATTGAGCAGAAATACTCCAACAAAGTGCTCATAGGCAACTGGGCCGAGGAGAGACTGCAG ttcTCTCGGGAGTGTAAGACAGCAAACAGCAGTAATAGGCTGGACTTCAGGCCTCAGACAGATCACAGGCCGGATGTGATTGTGAGACGGACAGCGCTGCGTCGATCTGAG GGTCTTCCCACCGGACTCCTCTTCTCCCATCATAACACACCCACCTCACATTACCTGGTCACTCTATATGACGAGTCTTATGGTCGACGTAGCTCCCCTGGCCTTCCCGAGCTCCGCACATGGCACACTGACAAGATGGGTTGGGTCCCTGAGAAGTCAGACCATCCGCTTCATG GCCCTCCGACCAACTACGGTCTGACAGAGCTTTGGCGAGCGCAGCTGGAGAAGCAGCGGGCGGGGTCGCACATGCTCAGTATGTACAGAGCGGCGTATCCAGTGCACCCCACAGATGCATTCTGTCAACCTCGGCATGCCAGAGTGCCACGCCTGACCTCCATCAGAAAGAATGACCTGGAAATAAACCACATGCCAGGAAATGCTGCTAGACCAATGTCACCCCTGCCATGTGTGTAA